GTACGTAAATATCTAAAAACACTTGATTCATTGTTCAATATTTTTCTTCCATAAAATTCATAATGTTTTTGAAGATTCTCCCATTGTCTCAAAACCATGACACGTAGCAtcgtttatttttaattttactaaaacCATGGCACCACCAGTCTCACTGGCCTCTCTTCGTCTTACATCGTCCAACGTCCCAATTGAAATCATGCCATGTCCTTGCACTCCCTTTCAAGGTCTTGTCTTTTCCCACACCAATTCTCACTCCCTCGATTTTgatttaatctaaaaattattcaCTTAAAATATCACTATCCCAGAACACGCCATAGCTTCACTAGGCTTTCTCTCTCTGCTGTAAGAAAAATTCTCTCTACAGAGAGAACACCATCCCCTGTCCCTATTCACCATTTCAGCTTCTTTCCTCGTTTCTGCTCGGTATCCACATGACccatcttctcttcttcttcctacttcAGTAATTTCTGTCTCTGcagtttttttccttctttacgGCATCACTTCTGCTCTGTTCACAACTCGTTTCCATGGCTGAGATCTCTGAGGGTGAAAAACAGCCAATCTATCTTCATGGGGACCTTGACTTGTTCATTATTGAAGCTAGAAGTTTGCCTAGTATGGATATAGTTTCTACCCACGCTCGCAATTGTTTCGCTGGTTGTACCCCTCACTCCAATGCCGCCGCAAACACCGGCGCTACCACCGACGAAGAGACCGGTGAAGATGACGAGAAAATTCATCACCACCGTAACGTCGTTAAGACTGACACTTACGTTACTGTCGTCGTCCCTCAAGCAACTGTGGCTCGCACGCGCGTGATTAAGAATGCAAAAAACCCTAAGTGGAAGCAACGGTTTTACATTCCCTTGGCTCATCCGGTAATTGACCTCGCGTTTCATGTTAAGGATAATGACCTTTTTGGAGCTGACGTTGTGGGGACCGTCAAAATCCCTGCTCAAAAGCTCGAAACCGGCGAGTTGATCAGCGGTTGGTTCCCTATAATTGGCTCCTCCGGCAAGCCACCGAAGCCGGACTCTGCATTACATGTGGAAATGAAGTTTACATCGTGTGAAAAGAATCCGTTGTACCGCCATGGTATCGCCGGTGATCCTGAACATAGAGGAGTGAGGAATTCGTACTTCCCATTAAGAAAAGGAAGTAAAGTGACAATGTATCAAGATGCTCATGTGCTTGATGGGATGTTGCCCGAGATCGAAATTGATGGCGGAAAGTTTTATAGGCAAGATAAGTGTTGGGAGGACATTTGCTATGCCATATCAGAGGCTCACCATATGATTTACATTGTGGGGTGGTCTGTTTTCTATAAGATTAAGCTGGTGAGAGAGCCCACCAGGCCATTGCCTCGAGGTGGGGATTTGACTCTTGGTGAATTGCTCAAGTATAAGTCTGAGGAAGGAGTCCGAGTTTTGTTGCTGATTTGGGACGATAAGACTTCGCACGACAAGTTTGGTATTAGTACGGTGAGAATTCTGATAAAAGTTGCAGTTTTTAATTTGCTTTATTTTTGTtgcttttaaaaatttgagaacAGTGATCATATTTCGGGTCCTGTGATTGTGAGCTCCTTTTTAAAAGGCAAGTCAAATTGGGAAATTATAGAATACATTGGGTTTGCTTGCAAAATTGGTAAGTCATGAACATTGGAAGGTGAGACTCGCTTTTTGTGAATGAAGGTGCTGATATGGTTATGTTTTGAAATTCCATTGGCTTCAGGCAGGATTGATGCAGACACATGATGAAGAAACACGAAAATTCTTCAAACATTCGTCCGTCATTTGCGTATTGGCACCTCGCTATGCCAGCAGTAAACTTGGTTTTTTGAAACAACAGGCAAGCTTTATTTCATCGTTTAAATAATTATGCATCGTTGCCATGTAATTAGAGCAAtaatttagttttgatgtttgcacgtgtttttttactttttccaTTAACGTTTAACATGTGTGATGTTTTGAGAATGGATTTGATTTTACATGTATTTAATTGTACACAACAGTATAGTTGGGTTATTATATTTAAAGCTCTACTTTTTTGCTTGCTCTcagtttttttctttaattgaaaATTCAGTAGATCTTGTCCATCAACTTTAGCACTTGTAACAGAATCATTATAATTTAGTGAAGAATAAAGTTGTGCTAACTTTATTTTGCTTGTTTACATGTTAAAAAGCTGACATGGTTGAgggaaacttttttttttttttctgtcctTATGATTCTCCATGTAAGCTCAAGGTGCACTAAGACTTGAAGATGTTTGAGGGTGTAAATGAGGTGaggctaaataataataataataattaaaaaaaaatctatttaattaaatttataaaattgccAATATATAaagtattaataaatatataaatagttCAAACTAAATATAGAGTATATCATTAGCATCATTTTTTAGAACTTGTTTAGAACAAAAATAAACCCAAACTTTAGACATTCAAGAACTacccttaaattttttataataataaataaacccAAATAGCAAAACTTTGTTGTtggaaaaatgagaaaaaggaCAATTTTAAATAACCTTGAAATAGAGAACCTAaaagtttaatttctttttatttattaataagcgGCATATAATCAAGAGTAAATTACCTAAATACTAGTAtcttttttgaaaaagaaaagctaTACTATGCTAATACTAAAATAAGGGATTAGTGctatttaaaaaggaaaaattttaGATGAACTAGAAATAGATTCCAAAAAGCAGCTAAGATGAAAAAGATAAGAGAATATTGAAAAAAACTATTAGGAGATGGATTAAAAAGATTTGAAAATGGAAATATGGGAGGTTTCTAATCTTGGTGTGGCGGTTTGATGAGATTTTGGTGACTTGTTATCACCAAGGGTACTAATTTTGAAAACTTCCTACTGCATCAAGAAGATGGTCATGGTGAAAGTGATGTCCAGTTTGACTGCTGCCTATCTTACCAGAAAGCTTCAATAAACTTCCTCTTTCCTCCGAAATCATGAACATCAACGGTGAAGAGTGAGAGGATGTACTAGTGACAGGAGCTGTGGGGATGAGCCTGCGATTAGTGAAGGGGAAGAGCCGTTGTTGTGATGTGAGAGTAGGTGAGGGGGGAGAGAAACTTTGAGAAAAATTTGAGGGAGAAAAATTTGAGGGAGAATTTAAGGGGGAAGGAAACAGGAGGGGAGTGAAATAGTTTCTGTGGATAAGAGAGATGGTTTATTTTATTGATCCTGTTTTAAGTTGCGCCAAATTGAAGTTCAATGTCGGCCTTGTTACAAGGGAGTTTAGGGACAATGAATGATATTAACCTTTGTAATCTCATTTGATTTTGCTGAAGCAATTTACATTATTGTTTGTTTTGATTCTGTCCAGGTTGTTGGAACTGCCTTTACACACCACCAAAAATGTGTTCTTGTGGACACTCAGGCATCTGGTAATAATAGGAAGATGACTGCATTTTTAGGAGGTATTGATCTGTGTGATGGACGATATGACAACCCTGAGCATCGATTGTTTCGTGACCTTGAAACAGTATTCAAGGATGATTTCCATAATCCAACATTTCCTGTAAGTGACTTaccataaaatatttcatttcaaCTTCAGCAGTCTCTGGGAATGCAATTACCCTCTCTCTGTTTTAAGTACCTTGGAAGTAATTTATCAAATGAGTACCAGGATATTAGTGTCAAATGAAATTTATCAATTGCTTCCACACTCAATCAGCTGTGTTCAAGGACGAGTTTTCTTTAGCATAATAATCTAGTGTGCTGATCTCCAATTAGTAATTTGATATGTCTCAGTCCAAGTACTTTGAATGCTGCAGTTGTTGCTCCCTTTCCCTTGTTTTTATATCCCTATCTTTCCTTtcattgtatatatatatatattgttgtgTTTATAAGGCTGGGACCAAAGCTCCAAGGCAACCATGGCATGACTTGCATTGCAGAATTGAAGGACCTGCTGCATATGATGTTCTTATAAACTTTGAGCAGCGCTGGAGGAAAGCAACAAAGTGGACAGAGTTTGGACTGCGTTTCAAAAGGGTATCCCATTGGCATGATGATGCATTGATAAAGATAGAACGGATTTCATGGATACTAAGTCCTCCCTTCACGATAAAGGATGATGTCACAATAGTTCCACCGGATGATCCCATTGTACATGTTTCCAATGAAGAAGATCCTGAAAACTGGCATGTCCAGGttgtattttgatgattttttaaaaaaattttttttgacgtaagttatttattttatgttttgacTTATTCCTTATAtttgtatttctttttcttgttgcAGATTTTTCGGTCTATTGACACAGGTTCATTAAAAGGATTTCCCAAAAAAGCCCATGATTGTCAAACTAAGGTTTTTGGACAATGAGTTGACTATTTCCTCTTTTTGGCTTCTGATATAAACTACAATTGATTTTTCCAGAATGTGCAatgttaattgattgttaggtTATCCTAGTGGCATTACTTCTGAATGACACTTTTCTGTTGTAGAACCTCATTGCAACAAAAAATCAGGTGGTGGATAAGAGCATTCAAACTGCATACATCCAGGCAATCAGATCTGCTCAGCATTTCATATACATTGAGAATCAGTATTTTCTTGGATCTTCATATGGATGGCCATCATATAAAAATGCTGGTTAGAATTCTGATAATTtgttaacaattttttttaaaaatattttattttttttgcttcATTGCATTGGCATGGTCTAGATAGGAGCTAGTAATTTTCAACACCATTTCATATTCACCTCtgcttctattatttttttcttctcaaGTGTGCCTCTTACAGGAAAGATGACTTTTTGTTTCTATCAGTCATCAACAGTACAAAATGCTACTTTATCTATATTGTGAATCTGGTATTTGTGTTTCTTGGAAACCATGTTCTAGAAAAAagcaagtaaataaaaatttctacaCTTTCTAGTTTTTGGAGCATTTATGAGAATTTgtcaatataaaatatattgtgGCTCAAATTCCAAAGCAAAATAAGCCATCTTCTaggaaaattatttaatattttcaaaatgcAGAGTTAGTTTCTGAACTTGAGcaattctttttttcctttttgaaaGAGAACAAACCTACAAGGGAATTGCATAGGTACTAATTCATTGGTGTATGTATCAACTAGAACCAATTATCTTTGACTGTCATTGGCTGTCATTAATTGTCTTAGATCACCAGTGACCATCACACCTTACTGTATTGGCTTTCTACAACTTTTTTCCTTATTCAacgataaatagaaaaatatgaaGTTTTTGCAGgtgtaaatattttaatggtGTTTTGCTAGAATTCACTACTTGCAATCAGAAATTTTATCAATCTAGTAGCTTGTTTTGAATTGGCTACCATTATCTTGCTTAGTTTGTGGCGCTCACCtttttatcatatattattatccATGTTGCACTTGTGACTTTCAAAAAATATCTGGGCGAGGGCAATAATTCTGGACTGAAACTATCTATTTATATAATGTGCAGGAGCTGATAATCTGATACCAATGGAGTTGGCATTAAAGATCTCCAGTAAAATTAGAGCCAATGAGAGATTTGCAGTGTATATTGTGCTGCCAATGTGGCCTGAGGGTGATCCAAAATCTGAAACCATGCAAGAAATTCTCTACTGGCAGGTAATGTTGTCTTAAGCTGtaataattttatgtgaaaGTAACTCTTTACATTTTCAAAGACGAGAaattgtgtttttatttttcttgtgcTGTTATGTTCACTGTGAACTATTTCTGGGATCCTCCTTACTGATCAAGAGTGGAATTTTGTTCATCTTATAAAGTGTGGGGACTTGATTAGTTTAAATTTGACTCTTGGCTACATGGCTTGGCATGATTCAACTATATAGCTTCTATTGGTGTTTTCTCATAGCAAAATGTTGATGAACTTTGGCTGAGAAAgggtattttgttacttttgctGTTATTATCCTTGATGGAGCTATGAGCATGCcacttttctctctctttctctctctctctctctctctctctttttttttaaatttaaaagtttctgGTTTGACTTTTTTCTCAAATGATAAGTATGGGGTCTAACCCAAATTCTTGTTGGATCTTGGAGTCTGTTCTAGTTGGAAATTTTCTGATGTTTCTGCAAACTGATAGGATAGTGTTGAATGGCTAAGAATTACAAGTACAATATACTTTTTTATTGTAACAGCTCGgcccaaactgacccaaataatttttagattcaTTTTTCACTCTTCCCAAAATGGTTGACTCAAGTTATTGAGTAGTTTAAAAGctagaatttatatattattcaatCTATCCTTTGCAGAACCTAAATCCTACATCAAACTGTGGCTGGATCCCTCAATCTTTCCCgctaaatttgcgacgtcctcgtcgcaactcTATTATGCTGAATCGGATACAGTCAGGACCGAATTCTTAGATATTGTAGTTGGCTAATGCTTCAAGCCACTTCTCTCGTTTTACATGGGTAGCCCTATCTTTGCATATCCTCTAGCTTCGCATAATTTTTCTGATTCAGGGCGACTCTGATATCTATTATAACAAAACGGGCCAAATtgatccaaataacttttagatccatttttcACTttgcccaaaatggt
The Manihot esculenta cultivar AM560-2 chromosome 1, M.esculenta_v8, whole genome shotgun sequence genome window above contains:
- the LOC110616178 gene encoding phospholipase D delta, translated to MAEISEGEKQPIYLHGDLDLFIIEARSLPSMDIVSTHARNCFAGCTPHSNAAANTGATTDEETGEDDEKIHHHRNVVKTDTYVTVVVPQATVARTRVIKNAKNPKWKQRFYIPLAHPVIDLAFHVKDNDLFGADVVGTVKIPAQKLETGELISGWFPIIGSSGKPPKPDSALHVEMKFTSCEKNPLYRHGIAGDPEHRGVRNSYFPLRKGSKVTMYQDAHVLDGMLPEIEIDGGKFYRQDKCWEDICYAISEAHHMIYIVGWSVFYKIKLVREPTRPLPRGGDLTLGELLKYKSEEGVRVLLLIWDDKTSHDKFGISTAGLMQTHDEETRKFFKHSSVICVLAPRYASSKLGFLKQQVVGTAFTHHQKCVLVDTQASGNNRKMTAFLGGIDLCDGRYDNPEHRLFRDLETVFKDDFHNPTFPAGTKAPRQPWHDLHCRIEGPAAYDVLINFEQRWRKATKWTEFGLRFKRVSHWHDDALIKIERISWILSPPFTIKDDVTIVPPDDPIVHVSNEEDPENWHVQIFRSIDTGSLKGFPKKAHDCQTKNLIATKNQVVDKSIQTAYIQAIRSAQHFIYIENQYFLGSSYGWPSYKNAGADNLIPMELALKISSKIRANERFAVYIVLPMWPEGDPKSETMQEILYWQSQTMQMMYDIVAREIKSMQLVDSHPRDYLNFFCLGNREENPQHMSSINGEAVSDAYQFQRFMIYVHAKGMIVDDEYVIIGSANINQRSMAGSKDSEIAMGAYQPHYTWAAKSKHPRGQVYGYRMSLWAEHLGEVQELFVEPESLECVKKVNNIAEANWKRYTDPNFTLLHGHLLMYPIQVDVDGKVGPLPGFENFPDAGGKVLGAHSLKVPDILTT